The sequence below is a genomic window from Acidimicrobiales bacterium.
CGACTGGGTCGTGAAGACGCCGACCGGCGAGCACCCCGTCGCCCCTCCACGGCCGCCCGCATGCTGATCGTCGGCGGCGACGGTGGCGTCGACGTGCGGATCGCCGGCGGCCGCATCCTCGACGTGGGCCCCGGCCTCGACCGACGAGGTGAGGACGACGTCGTCGACGCCGGGGGCGGGGCGATCGTCCCGGGTCTCCACGACCACCACGTGCACCTGCGGGCGACGGCGGCGGCTGCGGCCTCGGTGCCCGTCGGTCAGCTGCAGGAGGCCGCGGTGAACACGCCACCGGGGCAGTGGCTGCGGGCCGTCGGGTACCACGAGTCGATCGCCGGGCCGCTCGACCGGTGGCGGCTCGACGAGCTCGTGCCCGACCGGCCGGTCCGGGTGCAGCACCGCAGCGGCGGCCTCTGGGTGCTCAACAGCCTCGCCCTCGACCTGGCCGGAGCAG
It includes:
- a CDS encoding amidohydrolase family protein, giving the protein MLIVGGDGGVDVRIAGGRILDVGPGLDRRGEDDVVDAGGGAIVPGLHDHHVHLRATAAAAASVPVGQLQEAAVNTPPGQWLRAVGYHESIAGPLDRWRLDELVPDRPVRVQHRSGGLWVLNSLALDLAGAATADEPGIERDEHGTPTGRLWRLDGWLAGVVPPTPLDLAAVSRQAASQGIVGFTDADPHRTQADVDLLATAEMAQHVTLMSSAGLDLPDAFTPGPRKLLLDDD